tccaggttgaactccatctgccacttctcagcccagctctgcatcctgtcaatgtcccattgcaatctaCACAGTCTTCCACACTAcccacagctccaacaacttctgtgttatcagcaaacttactaacccacccttccacttcctcatccaagtcattcataaaaatcacaaagaggagaggtcccagaacagatccctgcagaacaccactggtcaccgtgcttcaggctaaatactttccatctactacaaCCGTTTCTCttctgggccagccaattctgtatccagacagctaaatttccatgtatcccatgcctctttactttctgaataagcctaccatggggaaccttatcaaacaccttgttaaaatccatgtacgcaacattcactgctctaccttcatcaatgtgtttgtcacatcctcaaaaaattcaacaaggcttctgaggcatgacctgcccctcacaaagccatgctgactatccctaatcaagttatgcttttccaaataatcataaatcctgtctctcagaatcctctccaataatttgcccaccaccaatgtaagattgactggtctgtaattcccaggattatccctattccttgtcttgaacaagggaaaagcatttgccaccttccaatcataTGGTACTACTACAGTGGAGAGTGAGGTTGCAAAGATCACTGCCAAAgatgcaacaatctcttccctcacttcccgcagtaaccttgggtatatccagTCTGACCCAGAAACccatctatcctcatgtttttaaaaatttcgagcacatcctccttcttaccATCAACCTATTCGAGCATATGAGCCTGCTTTACGTTatcatcacaaacaataaggtccctctcactagtgaatactgaagtaaagtattcattaaggacctcccatATGTCCTCCGACtctaggcacaagttccctccactatccctgactggcccaaccctcactctggccaacCTCTTTTTCCTCACATAACTGCAGAACACCTTTGGGAATTTCCTTAATTCTACCcgccaaagctttttcatgcccacCTTCTACctcttctaagtccattctttagttccttcctggttaccttgtaatCTTCTagagtcctgtctgatccttgcctcctcaaccttaagtaagcttccttcttcctcttgattagaTATGTCATACCTCTTGACATCTaaagttccttcaccctaccatcccttccttgcctcagtgggacgaaattatccagcactcacagcaagtgctccctgaacaacctccacatttctgtcttgcatttccctgagaatatctgttcccaatttatgttccacagttcctgcctaataacagtgtaattcctcctcccccaattaaatactagCCTCGGGTCTGGTTGTGACAAACCCCACTCTAAGGTTGCTTTGAGAAAGCTTTTAAAGAGAGATAGAAAAGCAGAGTAGTTTAGGAAAGGAAAACTATCAAAAGCTTTATCATCAATTTCGAGTCATGCACAGGATAATGcaaagcaaatggaattaagaCAGCAGGGTGTTGAGGAGTAAAAAATAGAAATATAGAGCTGCCACATATCATAGAATTAAGGTAAGGTGAGGATGTAGCAGGAACTAAAGCTGAGAGCCAAGACTTTAAATTTAAACCCATTACGGGACAGGCAGCCAACGAAGAATAGAAAGAAAGGGAGATAAGGAAGTTGTAGTTAAGGCAGGTACATgtcatggaggtgctggtgttagactgggatggacaaagttaaaaatggacaacaccaggttatagcccaaaaggttcatttgaaagtacaagcttttggagcgctgcttctttgtcaggtatctagctgtgtgatatttaacttaaTGTACAGTCGCCCACCATTGTTTGATTAACCTTGTCTCCAATACCATAAAATCTAGTAATGCTTGTACAACAGGTTCTGCCCATGCGACATTCACATAGGTCAGTATGTTGgttaaggtcatagagtcatagagatgtacagcacggaaaggcaaggctgagaagtggcagatggagtttaattcagataaatgcgaggtgctgcattttgggacccGACAtgccaaatcttagcaggacctttatacttaatggtaaggtccaagggagtgttgctgaacaaagagatcttggagtgcaggttcatagctccttaaatgtagagtctcaggtagataggatggtgaagaaggcatttggtatgctttcctttattggtcagagtattgagtacaggagttgggaggtcgtattgcggctatacaggacattggttaggccactgctggaatattgcgtgcacttctggtctccttcctatcggaaagatgttgtgaaacttgaaagggttcagaaaagatttacaaggatgttgccagggttggaggatttgagctatagggagagctggcaggtgggactagattgggttgggatatctggtcagcatggacaggttgaaccgaagagtctgtttccacgctgtacatctctatgactctatgactgattagggatagttaatatggttttatgcatgggaaatcatgtctcacaaacttggttgagttttttgaagaagtaacaaagagattgatgagggcagagcggtagatgtgatctatatggacgtcagcaAGGCGTttaacaagattccccatgggagactggtgagcaaggttagatctcatgggatacagggagaacttaccatttggatacagaactggctcgaaggtagaagacagagggtggtagtggagggttgtttttcagactggaggcctgtgaccagtgaagtgccacaaggactggaggcctgtgaccagtgaagtgccactacttttcatcattaatataaatgatttggatgacagcataagaggtacagctacAAAGTTTGCTGTATAAAAATCTTTGCCTGACTACAGATGGGAATTCATCCAACTTTCACTATAACATCAGTATTTACCCAATTTCTCCAAATTTGTCAATCTAGCAAAAAAATACAATTGTAGAATAGGAGAACTATTTTGCTTCATATTGAACAAGTACTAACAGTGTTATTTAAACACAGGCAAAAATATTGACATGACAGCTCCAGTTCTGCTGAAGATACCTCAAGATAAACATTTCTTAGATATCAAGACCTACACCATCCATTTTTTGTTGCCAGCTAGTAATCAGCAGAATCCACCAGCACCCATTGACACTAATGTGAGTAGATAGATGGTTCAACTTTTGTTGAAACTGAATGTTGAACCAATTTAATTTTAACGTACAAGTTTGCTGTAATTCTGCTGTactgaatagagtgggttctttcttgattaatatgttttattgaaatctgtcttttgattaaatttttaaaaatttaaacctaagtactaagttagcctagAGCACTGTTTTTTAGGACAAAAaggacagtgctattttcttgaTCTGTAGATTGCGAAGGAGCAAAGATGGACTTTAATACAGTGaaatgctcttcctgtcagatattagtgtttccatgttactgatgattgtgtctgcagtaaatgtgtttggttgcaaatcctatcacaTTGCATGGATCGGTTGCAGCGACagatagaggcaatgaggaatttacaagagtgagaggatgtgatggatggcagttataggaagggagaaaagctacagatacagtcaggtagatgggttaactccaggaagggtaggcaggtaatgcaggagtttccccatttcaaacatttcaaaatgtaggaggtgatggattctcaagggaatgtagcatgaacagccaagtttatgGTTTCGAGACAGGCTATAAGGCAATGAAGGGCatgtcgggttccaagcaatcaactGTGAAGGGGacactctagtcagaggcacagaaaCACGTTTCTGCAgctagcagcaaaaaatcagaacggtgtgttgcttccctggtgccaggatcaaggatgtctcagagagggtgcagaatgttctcaaagttgagagggaccagcagacggtcattgtacacattggaaccaaccacataggaaaggaaaaggatgagattctcaagggagaatatagaaagttaggtgggaatttaaaaaggaggtcctcgagggtagtaatatctggattactcccagtgctatgagctactGAGGGTAGGCATAGgaagatggagcagatgaatacatggctgaggagctggcgcATGGGAGAAAGgttcacgtttttggatcattggaatctcatctggggtagaagtgacctgtacaagaaggacggattgcatctaaattggaaggggactaatatactggcagggagagttGCTAGAGATGCTCAGGAGGATTTGGGGGGGAGCCATGGAACCCAggcaaatagtgaggaaagagatcaatctgaaactggtacagttgggaaagggggCGAGTCAAACAGTaagggcaggaaggaacaaagcaacaaggtaggactaagaaattgaggagaaagtgaggtctgcagatgctggagatcagagatggaaatgtgttgctggaaaagcgcagcaggtcaggcagcatctagggaacaggagaatcgacgtttcgggcaattcctgaagaagggctaatgcccggaacgtcgattctcctgttccctagatgctgcctgacctgctgcacttttccagcaacacatttccaggactaagaaattaaactgcatttatttcaatgcaagttgcctaacagggaaggcagatgaactcagggcatgtttaggaacatgggactgtgatatcatagcattacagaaacgtggctctgGGATGGACAGGagtggcagtttaatgttccaggatacaaaaccTATAGGAAGTATAGAAAGGGGaccaagagaggagggagagtagtgtttttgataagggatagtattactgttgtacttagggaggatattctggGAATACAACCAAggaagttgtttgggtggaactgagaaataagaaaggaatgatcacctaattgggattgtattatagaccctctaatagcgggaaattgagaaacaaatttgtaaggacattttagttatctgtaagaatgatagggtggttatggtaggggattttaactttccaaacatagactgggactgccatagtgttaaggatttagatggagaggaatttgataagTGTATACAAGATTCaatatgtgggtgtacctactagagaaggtgcaaaacttgacctactcttgggaaataaggcagggcaggtgaccgagTGTCAGTGgagaagcactttgggaccagcgaccataattctattaactttaaaatagtgatggaaaaaagttgaagttctaaattggtggaaggccaattttgacagtattaagcaagatctttcaaaagctgattgggggcagatgttcgcaggtaaagaggcGGCTCGAAAtcaggaagccttcaaaaataagatgagagtccagagacagtatattcctgttagggtgaaaggaaaggatagtaggtgtagggaattctTGATAACgagagaaattaaggttttggtaaaagaaaagaaggaagcatatgacaagtATAGACaagagagatcaagtgaatccttagaagagtataaaagcagtaggagtatacttaagagggaaatcaggagggcaaaaagggtacatgatagttttggcaaatagggttaaggagaatccaaagggtttttataagtacattaaggacaaaagggtaattggGGAGATAAaatcagtaaggcagcctttaTGTGCAGCTGCATATATGggcaagatactaaatgagtactttgtggcagtgtttactgtggagaaggacatgaaatgtatagaatgtggggaaatagaaggtgacatcttgaaaaatgtccatattacagaggaggtggtgctggatgtcttgaaatgcatacaaaaggataaatccccaggactgatcaggtgtacccgagaactctgtgggaagctagggaagtgattgccgggccccttgctgagatacttggatcatcgatagtcacaggtcaggtgccagaagactggagggtggctaacatggtgccactatttttaaaaaggtggttaAAAAAGCCAGGGCAccatagacaagtgagcctgacatcggtggtgggtaagttgttgcaggaaatcctgagggataggatttacatgtatttggaaaagcaaggactaattagggatagtcaccatggctttgtgcatggcaaatcatgtctcacaaacttgactgaattttttgaagaagtaacaaagaggattgatgagtgcagagctgTAGATATAAtccatatggactttagtaaggtgttcaacaaggttcctcatgggagactggttagcaaggttagatctcatggaagacagagagaactagccatttggatatagaaccagttcaaaggcagaagacagagtgtgtttgtggagggttgcttttcagactggaggcctgtcaccagcggagtgccacaaggctcggtgctgggtccactactttccgtcatttatataaatgatttggatgtgaacagaggaggtatagttagtaagcttgcaggcagatgggactagattgggttgggatatctggtcggcatggatgggttgaattgaagggtctgtttccatgctgtatatctctatgactctacgacagcaaaattagaggtgtagtggacagcgaaaaaggttacctcagaataccttgcagtgcagcttcatagttccttgaaagtagagttgcaggtagacaggatagtgaagaagacatttggtatgctttcctttattggtcagagcattgagtatatgagttgagaggtcatattgcggctgtatcggacattggttaggcaatttttggaatattgcatgcagttctggtctccttcctattggaaggatgttgtgaaacttgaaaggtttcagaaaagatttacaaggatgttctgagaattggaggatttgagctttagggagagactgaataatcaggggctattttccctggagcgtcggaggctgagggatgaccttctagaagtttataatatcatgaggggcatggataggataaacagacaaggtctttccctggggtgggggagtccgaaactagaactagagggcataggttcagggtgagaggggaaagatataaaagggaccgaagaagTAAacttttcatgctgagggtggtccgtgtatggaacgagctgtcagaggaagtggtggaggctggtacaattacagcatttaaaaggtatctggatggttatatgaataggaaggcttcaaagggatatgggccaagtgctggcaaatgagactagattaggttaggatttcgagttggcatggataagttggaccaaagggcctgtttccatgctgtacatctcaatgactctatgaatctaatgtGCCTTATTTGTTTAAATTCTGCCTTCCttcttctttccttcttccttGTTTGCTTTGATGATATATATCATTCACTGGCTGAAGAGTGAAGCAGCTCCAAGTGTTCAGTGACTGTCAATCTTTATATGGTCATGAAATATGCACAGCTTAACAGGGTGAATCACTGCTCAATCTCCTCACCCTACGTGAGGAAAGCATCTGGCCAATCAGAATAACCTTGAATAGTATGTTGTCAATCAGAAGATGTGCATACAGGAAACCAGCAAAGGATAGTTCAGGGTTAGGTTTCCAATACATGCCATATTACATCTTAAAATTGGTATTAatgtgctttgaaataaatgtgcattttgagaagatttgcagctcaggttgaggttctggatgtaggtttgctcactgagctggaagatgcattttcagatgtttcgtcactatactaggtaacattatcagtgagcctccggatgaaggcttcatctgaaggctcactgatgatgttacttagtatggtgacgaaacatctgaaaacacgccttccagctcagcaagcaaagctTCATCCATAAATGTGCATCATTAGATAGGGTTGGCTTATCCAAATTGATTATTAATTGTCCACTTCTTATTAATTTATGATTCAGTACATTTGACCCCTGCAGCACAATGACTTGAAACtaatttctagttttttttatagTCAGTGAGTTGCTGCTTGACACTTCAAACAAGGAAGTTTTATGTATacttgatatatttttaaaaccttAATTCAATTCTTTAACTTAATCTTAGCATCTCCTTTCGATGTAAACTCGAAGTCAATAGTAACGCTTGCTCCCACCATTCAGCAACATTGTGAAGAGCAGCGTGGTAGTCCTCAAAGTTTTCTGTTACTACTGATGGTCGACTATCATGATTCTGCCTATCACATTGGACCAGGAGTTTAATACATACTAAATTTCAGACATAAACCTAAAACATGCAATTCTATGGCACTTAATATTTAGTGAACAGGGCAGTTTTAAAGAAGGAATTTATTTTATCACTGATTCCATTATTTTCCATCTTaacattttgacatttttttcttttatattaaacAGGTTTACTTCATTGATTTCCCAGATATGTATGCCTATGTGAAATCGTTTGGTGGTTGGTTAAtgacattgaattcaaaatccaatGCCAAGAGTTTGAAACAGCAGCTGGAAAATGCTGCCGAAcaatttgattccagtttttattttggCGCTGGCTACAATAGGTAATGATTTAATGCATGTTCAGCAGTCCTTTGCTTTAAAGTAATCTTTATCCAGGTAATTGAGTGAACTGATACACAATGTGTTACATTGCATGGAGCAGGGCAGGCAATCACATCTGCCATCCTCTATATTGAATTCACAAATTTAACTATAATGAAATGGTGATGTACAAAGAGCAATACAATGACACGATGAGTTTCCCCTTAAAAGAAGCATAAAAAATAGGAGCGTTGTAGGCCATTCTACCTGCTCTATATTGTATGTTCATGGCCAATCATCCAACTtagaaccctgttcctgttttctcctgatgcactttgatctctttagcaCCAAGAATTAtattaactccttcttgaaaatagtcaatgtttggcctcaacagctctttgtggcagagaattccacaggttcaccactctctatgtaaagaaatttcttttcatctcagttctaaatggcctaaaCTGGATATTAAAAAAGATATAGATCTATAATATCTCAAATGATGAGTTCAAACACTGGCTACTCAAGTGACACAAGAAAAGTCAAAATATTTCCCATCCAGCAGAAAGGAAGACCAATTTGCATATACACTTAGTAGTACTGACTGTGGAGATGGTTCTATTTTGCTTGAATTTTTTTGTCTCCCTTACATTGTCCTAGAAGagtgtgttatgatcccagttggTGAagctactggacaagtcagatctcagatgGAAATCCAGCTTGACCgatcagattttatttttcattcaatttGACAAGGTGGTCTTTCAGTGAAATGgtacaattttgttttaacaagaAACCAGAAGTTTATTATGCACCAGGCCACTTGCATATAAcataatttgaaagatttcaaatcaCACAGTAAAATAAAATCCTATCTACCCCAACATCCTTTACAGTGCAGAAATACCAGAAACAGCTCGCTTCTCAATTACATCTATAGGTTTCATTTAACTATTGCTATCAACTCCCAGTCTTCAGAGTTTGATAGAGTTTTCCTTAAAGTATTACACAACCAAACTTGAACATTCTTAGCTTCAGATAACTCCATCACATTTTTAACAAAACATGTCAGGTCCATGATTTTCAAACTAAAATCTTTACTCTGAAGTAACCTATTTCCTCACTGTTCTGAGAAGACTGTCTTATATCTAACCCATCTAGGAGAAGACTGTCTTGTATCTAACCTCAACCATGTTCTGTGAACTGAAACCAAAAATTTGCTATTCTCTGGGTCTTTCCCCAGGCAAAAGAAAAATCCTttcctgattcttctaaactaaaGGCAACTAATGCTTTTCAATGTTTGCTCTTTTCAATCATAAAACTCGCACTTCGCAAACAAATCCACATTATCACTCTAGAACTGCCCCCTCATAATGGTTTAAAAATCatgacttcagaaaaaaaatgacaagttAATTATTTAACTCACTCATAGACAGAaaccactagttcaaaatccaaattctaaaacaaatgtaattaatatatataaatcacacacttAACATCACTAttaaaaactaaagaaaaagaCTGGGGGCAATTCTCCATTCTGTCATGTATGTTGTGAATATTAGTTTGcaattttaatttcaataaaaattaatttttaaaatttctttttcattcagtCCAAAGACATTAACTGGTCGACATAATGAAGTGTGGTATATTGCAGAAGGTACACCAATCTGTCAAGCCCCATGATCTCATCAAAAGGAAGCACCAAAAGAATCTTCAAGGGACTTATTTTCTGTCCATAGTACAACTGATAACTATAATCACAGCATTTAGATTTTAGCTTTGTAGAAAGTAAAACTAAAGTATTATTTGTCTAGCTTCATATCTATGGTATACTCTTTTTCCACTTAAAAAACACAATGATCATTAATATAGTTTTATGACTGGTCAAGGGGGCCACGATATAGAGCATCCTCTCCTGAAACCGAACTTCAACATAAATTAAGCCAAGCTGATGAAAATCCTCAGTGGGATTGCAGAGTCTGTAGAATGACAATGTTGATGGTTTCATTTGCATCAATGTTTTGTTATTTCAGCAAAGCATTACCCTACTGCAGATAATTGTTGGTATTGAATGAATAGGAATGGTAGAAAGATAGAAAGATTTGTATCCACATGGCagctgtggaatttaaatttagattagattagattagattactttacagtgtagaaacaggcccttcggcccaacaagtccacaccgacccgccgaagcgcaaaccacccatacccctacatttaccccttacctaacactacggacaatttagcatggccaattcacctaacctgcacatttttggactgtgggaggaaaccggagcacccggaggaaacccacgcagacacggggagaatgtgcaaactccacacagtcagtcgcctgaggcgggaattgaacccgggtctctggcgctgtgaggcagcagtgctaaccactgtgccaccgtgccgcccagtgatTTAGTTAATCAAACGATTCTGGAATAAAAAACTGGTATCAGTAATGGCCACCATGTAGCCTACTGGATTTATTTTGTCAGCTAAATGAATTAACTTACATGAATAAAACTGGATTATACTCAGCCCTTTGGATGCCAACCTTGGATGAGTTGCTCTGATTGAAGAACCTTTATCTGACATGCATGGCACAAAAAGTTCATACTCATGATCAAAGGTCAGCGCTATCATTTACTCTCAATATTTAGTGACATTGAGTGGCAAGGTAAAGATCTGATTTGGGAAGTGCATTTGTCTTCAAAGTTTTCTGCCTTTTTCAGGGTCCGGAATCATGTTTCAACCTGTCACATTGGATCTGGGGCTTTTTGCAGggatggaatggtggctcagtggttagcactgctgcctcacagcgccagggacccaagttcaattccagtctcaagcgactgtctgtgtggagtttgcacattctccacatgacTCCAAGGGTTtgctcccgcagtccaaagaggtgcaaattgcccacaatgtccagagatgtgcaagctaggtggattagccatggaaaacatAGGGATATAGAGAGGTGGATCTGGTGGGATGGTCTTCCAGGGTTGGGTATaggtggaatggcctgcttccatactgcaaggattctatgattctaataacaCTACTGGTCCTTGTTGATTATGAAGGAAAATAGCTTTGGAGGTTTTCCTACTTTGCTGCTATACTCTTGGTGGGAGATTGATGAAAATGGAGTAAGTGCTGAAGTTATCTTGAAAGATCAGGAGAAACCCCATGAATATTCAGACAAAGGTCGTATGTCTTAATCAATATGCTGATCTATACAAAAACTGGATAGTCTAAGTTTAATAATTATTTTCATTAGCAGACTCTGGAAGCAATTGTAGGGAAAATGCAAACTTGCTTTATATTACATTTTATGCCATTTTGAATTTGGTTTTCTATAGATCTTATTATGGACTAGAACATGGGAATGTGCGAAATTATAACATGTTTCATTCTGTATCAATAAATTAGCTGCAAATGCACATCGCTTGAGTTTTCTTCATGTGGAGAGGTtggagttggactgggatgaataaggtcaaaaatcaaacgacaccaggttttagtccagcaggtttatttgaaactgcaagctttcggAGGTCAGCTTCTTTCTCAGGCGTGGTATGATTGAGAGTTATAAAacagtatttataagcaaaaGGTTAACAACTTTAACACTAGATGCCCTTGTTGAATCCTTTAGTCAGTTAGGAGTTAGACtactgattaaaatgcaaaacacAGATTTCTTTCAAATCTTTGTCCCTAGATAATTAAAGATTTTATTTATGTAcaagaggtgacatctcaggttaAACAATGCACTTCAGGTGTGAGGTCCCGCTTCGAACCTGACCTCAGTTTAAAACATAGACAGCTGGTTTATGATGTAATTTCACttcccataccagctgaggttaccatgaaggttacTTTCCTTCTCAACTTTGCCTGTGGTATGGTCATcctccctcaggttaaaccaccatcagccATCTCCCGAATGAGAATGCAGCCCTATcgtctggtaagattatggtgacCTTTGCTGAAAAACCACACATGCTATTCATTTTATCAAATGGAAATTCAGAGCTGCAGGAATGtaatttctcaacatcattccCAAGAGATAAAGCCATCTCTCCGGAGCACGCAAGAGACAAATTTACCCTAACCTCGCTTCTTGCTGAAAATACACAAGTtgtatatgtttctttacttcatcAACCATGTAATTAATGTGATCCCACATTCCAGCTGGTACTATGTACCAAACAATAACAGAAAAGGTTACAAGAAAATAAAagtttctctttgctcttcagtATCGTTGATTCTCACCTGGCTTAGGTTTCCAGAGATGTTCAGACCACTTAAAGACACTTTTCCAATGGAGATCATTGTTACATAGAGCTGCAATAATGGGATAATGTTAATGATTAGAATCGACTGATGCAAACTATATGTTTGTTACATGTACAGCTTACAAAGTGATAATTCATAGCAGGTCTTTTTGAAAGAAGAACTGAAATGAATACTTGCTAGTAGTTTGTATAATTTCCAGCTGAATATGTCTGAATTTTCAGCAAGCAGCCCAGCTTTTAAACATGCATAGCTGATCATTATCCAAACTTTACAGACACATActttccacctccaattttggtgatttTCAAAAGCATCAAAATGTCTGACATTTTTAAGTTGCCCTTAAATGGACTATAATCCACTGCACGTTATTTGTTTGACATGATTGTTTTAGAATTGGAGGGATTATAGACACAGTTTGTTGCTC
The nucleotide sequence above comes from Chiloscyllium plagiosum isolate BGI_BamShark_2017 chromosome 8, ASM401019v2, whole genome shotgun sequence. Encoded proteins:
- the LOC122552332 gene encoding heme-binding protein 2-like, giving the protein MYWAGLIIFLYLGLTEIGISDSKPAQCNEVKECFNYDLVCETSDYEVRHYNASKWVATNTTSFLMEFAMYSGFTRLFQYIQGKNAEGKNIDMTAPVLLKIPQDKHFLDIKTYTIHFLLPASNQQNPPAPIDTNVYFIDFPDMYAYVKSFGGWLMTLNSKSNAKSLKQQLENAAEQFDSSFYFGAGYNSPKTLTGRHNEVWYIAEGTPICQAP